The Kitasatospora setae KM-6054 genome contains a region encoding:
- the smpB gene encoding SsrA-binding protein SmpB, protein MAKETGKKLVAQNKKARHEYTILDTYECGMVLTGTEVKSLREGRANLVDGYAYVQGGEAWIDNVFIPEYAQGTWTNHSARRKRKLLLHKMEIRKIESKVKETGHTLVPLSLYFKDGRAKLELALAVGKKLYDKRQTLRERQDRRESDRAVAAARRRSGQG, encoded by the coding sequence ATGGCAAAGGAAACGGGCAAGAAGCTGGTCGCGCAGAACAAGAAGGCGCGGCACGAGTACACGATCCTCGACACCTACGAGTGCGGGATGGTGCTCACCGGTACCGAGGTCAAGTCGCTCCGCGAGGGCCGGGCCAACCTGGTCGACGGCTACGCGTACGTCCAGGGCGGTGAGGCCTGGATCGACAACGTCTTCATCCCCGAGTACGCCCAGGGCACCTGGACCAACCACTCGGCGCGGCGCAAGCGCAAGCTGCTGCTGCACAAGATGGAGATCCGCAAGATCGAGTCCAAGGTGAAGGAGACCGGCCACACGCTGGTCCCGCTGTCCCTGTACTTCAAGGACGGCCGCGCCAAGCTCGAACTCGCCCTCGCCGTCGGCAAGAAGCTGTACGACAAGCGGCAGACCCTGCGGGAGCGCCAGGACCGCCGCGAGTCGGACCGCGCGGTGGCCGCCGCCCGGCGCCGCTCCGGCCAGGGCTGA
- a CDS encoding S41 family peptidase, with the protein MPTAPRVRQGMTLGLVFGAVLFAGAASGAWGEPEGSPRAPSSSDAHPLGPDPAGADLTPQQARQLVGSSGDRWAAYLSPQQYADLTGGRYAGVGLSVDREAGGPTTVAEVLPGSPAARAGIAPGERLVSVDGTPAEQLPVTELVSRLRGGPAGSAVAVGVRDEAGPVRQLTLTRTELAAREVESDRPAPGVARIAVHAFTEGVADQVRAAAAGARGVVLDLRGNSGGLVAEAVATASVFLDGGPVASYQERGEHRRLDAAPGGDTAVPLVVLVDGGTMSAAELLAGALQDRSRAVLVGSRTFGKGTVQQPSRLADGSVLELTVGRYQTPAGRSPDGTGFQPDVPAAGEDPGALALRVLEGLSAPAAPAAAPAATPAAPAAR; encoded by the coding sequence ATGCCGACAGCACCGCGGGTACGCCAGGGGATGACGCTCGGGCTGGTGTTCGGCGCGGTGCTGTTCGCCGGAGCGGCCTCGGGGGCCTGGGGAGAGCCGGAAGGCTCCCCCCGGGCCCCTTCGTCGTCCGACGCCCACCCGCTCGGCCCCGACCCGGCCGGCGCCGACCTCACCCCGCAGCAGGCCCGGCAGCTGGTCGGCAGCAGCGGCGACCGCTGGGCGGCCTACCTGAGCCCGCAGCAGTACGCGGACCTCACCGGCGGCCGGTACGCGGGCGTCGGGCTGAGCGTGGACCGGGAGGCCGGCGGGCCCACCACGGTCGCCGAGGTGCTGCCCGGCTCGCCCGCCGCCCGGGCCGGCATCGCCCCCGGCGAGCGGCTGGTCAGCGTCGACGGGACGCCCGCCGAGCAGCTGCCGGTCACCGAACTGGTCTCCCGGCTGCGCGGCGGACCGGCCGGCAGCGCGGTCGCCGTGGGCGTCCGGGACGAGGCGGGGCCGGTGCGCCAGCTCACCCTCACCCGGACCGAACTGGCCGCCCGCGAGGTCGAGTCCGACCGCCCGGCTCCCGGGGTCGCCCGGATCGCCGTGCACGCCTTCACCGAGGGCGTCGCCGACCAGGTGCGGGCCGCCGCGGCCGGCGCCCGGGGCGTGGTGCTCGACCTGCGCGGCAACTCCGGCGGCCTGGTCGCCGAGGCCGTCGCCACCGCCTCGGTGTTCCTCGACGGCGGGCCGGTGGCCAGCTACCAGGAGCGCGGCGAGCACCGCCGGCTCGACGCCGCCCCGGGCGGCGACACCGCCGTCCCGCTGGTGGTGCTGGTCGACGGCGGCACGATGAGCGCCGCCGAACTGCTGGCCGGCGCGCTCCAGGACCGCAGCCGGGCCGTCCTGGTCGGCAGCCGCACCTTCGGCAAGGGCACCGTCCAGCAGCCCAGCCGGCTCGCCGACGGCTCGGTGCTGGAACTCACCGTCGGCCGCTACCAGACCCCGGCCGGCCGCTCCCCGGACGGCACCGGCTTCCAGCCCGACGTGCCGGCCGCCGGCGAGGACCCGGGGGCGCTCGCCCTGCGGGTGCTGGAGGGCCTGAGCGCCCCCGCCGCCCCGGCCGCCGCCCCGGCCGCCACCCCGGCCGCGCCCGCCGCGCGGTAA
- the ftsX gene encoding permease-like cell division protein FtsX: protein MRAQFVLSEIGVGLRRNLTMTIAVVVSVALSLALAGASLLVRDQVNSMKDYWYDKVEVSIYFCTKADHTSPQCAAGAATDDQVAQVKTDLAKMALVQTYTFESSSEAYQHFKQSNPDNPLLAAVGPEAMPQSWRVKLNDPTKFDVVQSAFAGKPGVKSVEDQRKILENLFGLLRGLQTAAFVIMVLMLFVALLLIVNTVRVSAFSRRRETGIMRLVGASNFYVQMPFIAEAAFAALLGSALASGLLLGGHFFVQHWLAKKVAFITFIGLSSVLAVIPLLIVVGMLMAGIAAFFTLRKYLKV from the coding sequence ATGCGCGCCCAGTTCGTCCTGTCGGAGATCGGCGTCGGTCTCCGCCGCAACCTGACCATGACCATCGCCGTCGTGGTCAGCGTCGCGCTCTCGCTCGCCCTCGCCGGTGCCTCGCTGCTGGTCCGCGACCAGGTCAACTCCATGAAGGACTACTGGTACGACAAGGTCGAGGTCAGCATCTACTTCTGCACCAAGGCGGACCACACCTCGCCGCAGTGCGCGGCGGGCGCGGCCACCGACGACCAGGTCGCCCAGGTGAAGACCGACCTGGCGAAGATGGCGCTGGTGCAGACCTACACCTTCGAGTCCTCCAGCGAGGCGTACCAGCACTTCAAGCAGAGCAACCCGGACAACCCGCTGCTGGCGGCGGTCGGCCCGGAGGCGATGCCGCAGTCCTGGCGGGTGAAGCTCAACGACCCGACCAAGTTCGACGTGGTGCAGAGCGCCTTCGCCGGCAAGCCCGGCGTCAAGTCGGTCGAGGACCAGCGGAAGATCCTGGAGAACCTGTTCGGCCTGCTGCGCGGTCTGCAGACCGCGGCGTTCGTGATCATGGTGCTGATGCTGTTCGTCGCGCTGCTGCTGATCGTCAACACCGTCCGGGTGTCCGCGTTCAGCCGCCGCCGCGAGACCGGCATCATGCGGCTGGTCGGCGCGTCCAACTTCTACGTGCAGATGCCGTTCATCGCGGAGGCGGCGTTCGCCGCGCTGCTCGGTTCGGCGCTGGCCTCCGGCCTGCTGCTGGGCGGGCACTTCTTCGTCCAGCACTGGCTGGCGAAGAAGGTCGCGTTCATCACCTTCATCGGCCTGTCCTCGGTGCTGGCGGTCATCCCGCTGCTGATCGTGGTCGGCATGCTGATGGCGGGCATCGCGGCGTTCTTCACCCTCCGCAAGTACCTGAAGGTCTGA
- the ftsE gene encoding cell division ATP-binding protein FtsE: MIRFDNVSKTYPKQNRPALDNVSLEIEKGEFVFLVGSSGSGKSTFLRLCLREERPSTGAVHVLGKDLGKLSNWKVPHMRRQLGTVFQDFRLLPNKTVGQNVAFALEVIGKPKSAINKVVPEVLDLVGLGGKESRMPGELSGGEQQRVAIARAFVNRPMLLIADEPTGNLDPQNSVGIMKLLDRINRTGTTVLMATHDQAIVDQMRKRVIELDKGLLVRDQARGVYGYQS; this comes from the coding sequence GTGATCAGATTCGACAACGTCTCCAAGACCTATCCCAAGCAGAACCGTCCGGCCCTGGACAACGTCTCGCTGGAGATCGAGAAGGGCGAGTTCGTCTTCCTGGTCGGTTCGTCCGGTTCGGGCAAGTCGACGTTCCTGCGCCTGTGCCTGCGCGAGGAGCGCCCGTCCACCGGCGCGGTGCACGTGCTGGGCAAGGACCTGGGCAAGCTCTCCAACTGGAAGGTGCCGCACATGCGGCGCCAACTGGGTACCGTCTTCCAGGACTTCCGCCTGCTGCCGAACAAGACCGTGGGGCAGAACGTGGCGTTCGCCCTGGAGGTCATCGGCAAGCCGAAGAGCGCCATCAACAAGGTGGTGCCCGAGGTGCTCGACCTGGTCGGCCTCGGCGGCAAGGAGTCGCGGATGCCCGGCGAGCTGTCGGGCGGTGAGCAGCAGCGCGTCGCGATCGCCAGGGCGTTCGTGAACCGGCCGATGCTGCTGATCGCCGACGAGCCCACCGGCAACCTCGACCCGCAGAACTCGGTCGGCATCATGAAGCTGCTCGACCGGATCAACCGCACCGGCACCACCGTGCTGATGGCGACTCACGACCAGGCCATCGTCGACCAGATGCGCAAGCGCGTCATCGAGCTGGACAAGGGCCTGCTGGTCCGTGACCAGGCCCGCGGCGTCTACGGCTACCAGAGCTAG